One Nisaea sediminum genomic window carries:
- the petA gene encoding ubiquinol-cytochrome c reductase iron-sulfur subunit, producing MAEMEEGATRRDFINVASGAVGAVGAAAAVWPFINQMNPAADTLALASTEVDLSAIEVGMSITVVWRGKPVFIRHRTAEEIKEAEDVDLGDLPDPTPDAQRVEKPEWLILVGICTHLGCVPLGQKTTEPRGDYGGWFCPCHGSHYDTSGRIRKGPAPQNLHVPPYEFTGDAAIRIG from the coding sequence ATGGCTGAGATGGAAGAAGGCGCGACACGGCGCGACTTTATCAACGTCGCCAGCGGTGCCGTCGGTGCGGTTGGCGCCGCGGCCGCGGTATGGCCGTTCATCAACCAGATGAACCCTGCTGCCGATACGCTGGCCCTCGCGAGCACGGAGGTTGATCTCTCCGCGATCGAAGTGGGCATGTCGATCACCGTGGTCTGGCGGGGCAAACCGGTTTTCATCCGGCACCGCACGGCGGAAGAAATCAAGGAAGCCGAGGATGTCGATCTCGGCGATCTGCCGGATCCGACCCCGGATGCGCAACGGGTCGAGAAGCCGGAATGGCTGATCCTCGTCGGCATCTGCACCCATCTCGGCTGCGTGCCGCTCGGCCAGAAGACGACCGAGCCGCGCGGCGATTACGGCGGGTGGTTCTGCCCTTGCCACGGCTCTCACTACGATACCTCCGGTCGGATCCGCAAAGGCCCGGCACCGCAGAATCTGCATGTGCCGCCTTACGAGTTTACCGGCGACGCCGCGATTAGAATCGGTTGA
- a CDS encoding tRNA (cytidine(34)-2'-O)-methyltransferase, with protein MRIALYQPDIPQNTGTILRLAACFGVGVDIIEPCGFALSDARMRRAGMDYVDHVDWKRHISWERFKDDRTSGRLVLLTTKAADPLQEFSFSESDTLLFGRESAGVPDEIHAAADARVLIPMRHGLRSLNIAVSASIALWESAPADRAAPNRSALDFCER; from the coding sequence GTGCGAATTGCGCTCTATCAACCGGATATCCCTCAGAATACCGGAACCATCCTGCGCCTTGCAGCCTGCTTCGGCGTCGGGGTCGATATCATCGAACCCTGCGGCTTCGCCCTGAGCGACGCGCGGATGCGACGCGCGGGCATGGATTACGTCGATCACGTCGACTGGAAGCGGCACATCTCCTGGGAGCGCTTCAAGGACGACCGGACGTCCGGTCGCCTCGTTCTGCTAACCACGAAAGCGGCGGACCCTCTGCAGGAATTCAGTTTTTCCGAAAGCGATACTCTCCTCTTCGGACGGGAATCGGCCGGCGTTCCGGACGAGATTCACGCCGCCGCCGACGCGCGGGTGCTGATTCCCATGCGGCACGGCCTGCGCTCCCTCAACATCGCGGTCAGTGCCTCGATCGCGCTCTGGGAAAGCGCTCCGGCAGACCGGGCTGCGCCAAACAGATCAGCGCTAGATTTCTGCGAGCGGTGA